From the Daucus carota subsp. sativus chromosome 8, DH1 v3.0, whole genome shotgun sequence genome, one window contains:
- the LOC108197287 gene encoding protein FIP1 produces the protein MSSDRHASSSTISPAEENDLFLDILHEAPLFGHRKPTNIVGSVFYCLVLASYAALAVGGPWIFHHIQELESPLLSSSSVALLFLTGIFQQYMVYQVQKIRLQGYYMFSQKLKHIVRLPFASTAYGTAAMLLVLVWKPYIGILSMSTLLRIIMLIEVIFAGFFMSLYIGYVHRYNSLDSQPDVLKSLYSPLQPSSSLEGLRYHDGSRLSDQQMALLQYQRENIHFLSEEILRLQECLSKYEKSSDGITPQVDLAHLLAARDQELRTLSAEMNQSQSELTLARSLIAERDSEIQRFYTTNNQYVEENERLRGILAEWSARAAKLERALEVERMSNMELQKKILRTKKKTKDEFVEPT, from the exons ATGTCATCTGATAGACACGcttcttcctccactatctctccTGCTGAAGAAAACGATCT GTTCCTTGATATTCTTCATGAAGCCCCTTTATTTGGTCATCGCAAGCCTACAAACATTGTCGGAAGTGTTTTCTACTGTCTTGTTCTGGCAA GTTATGCTGCTTTGGCTGTGGGAGGACCGTGGATATTCCATCATATACAAGAACTTGAGTCACCGTTGCTTTCTAGTAGCAGTGTTGCGCTTTTATTCCTCACAg GGATCTTCCAACAGTATATGGTTTACCAAGTCCAAAAGATAAGATTACAG GGTTACTATATGTTCAGCCAGAAGTTGAAGCATATAGTTCGCCTGCCTTTTGCATCTACGGCATATG GAACTGCTGCAATGCTACTTGTTTTGGTTTGGAAACCATACATCGGCATTCTGTCCATGTCCACATTGCTCAG GATCATTATGCTTATTGAAGTAATTTTTGCTGGTTTTTTCATGAGTTTATACATTG GTTATGTTCACCGGTATAATTCATTGGATTCTCAGCCTGATGTGTTGAAGTCATTGTATTCTCCACTTCAACCATCTAGTTCTTTGGAAGGATTGAG GTACCATGATGGCAGCCGACTCTCTGATCAGCAGATGGCTCTGTTACAGTATCAGCGAGAAAACATTCACTTTCTTAGCGAGGAG ATTCTCCGACTGCAAGAATGCTTAAGCAAATATGAAAAGTCTAGCGATGGAATTACACCTCAG GTTGATCTTGCTCATCTGTTAGCAGCTCGTGATCAAGAACTAAGAACACTTTCAGCTGAG atGAATCAGTCACAGTCCGAGCTGACCCTTGCGCGATCCTTAATTGCTGAGAGAGACTCGGAGATCCAACGGTTTTACACAACCAACAACCAG TATGTTGAAGAGAATGAAAGGCTGAGAGGTATTCTTGCAGAATGGAGTGCTAGGGCAGCTAAG CTGGAGCGAGCACTGGAGGTTGAACGAATGTCCAACATGGAGCTCCAAAAGAAGATACTGAGgacgaaaaagaaaacaaaggaTGAATTTGTGGAGCCGACGTAG